The following coding sequences lie in one Glycine max cultivar Williams 82 chromosome 19, Glycine_max_v4.0, whole genome shotgun sequence genomic window:
- the LOC106797336 gene encoding mucin-7-like — MESRKRARTDDIPSSSTPAPPSVELEPTDPQSPVVNPPSSPELEVVLPSPPLIIISDSPSRETVAPPDSPAREVADPPDSPVGGVADLSDSSSREVVALSDSPVFPSCQDPSPYPWPTPEQFMATVAWPGDRPNFQAGVGPTEAPRDEDGAQEDDDMADVMDFFL; from the exons ATGGAATCAAGAAAAAGGGCTAGAACAGATGACATCCCTTCATCATCCACTCCAGCTCCTCCGTCA GTTGAACTAGAGCCAACTGATCCACAATCTCCAGTGGTGAATCCACCTTCTTCTCCTGAGCTTGAAGTAGTTCTCCCATCTCCACCTCTGATTATCATCTCCGATTCCCCATCTAGAGAAACTGTTGCTCCCCCTGATTCACCAGCTCGAGAAGTAGCTGATCCCCCTGATTCCCCAGTTGGAGGAGTTGCTGATCTTTCTGATTCCTCATCCAGAGAAGTTGTTGCTCTCTCTGATTCCCCAGTTTTTCCATCT TGTCAGGACCCTAGTCCTTACCCATGGCCTACTCCCGAGCAATTCATGGCCACAgttgcatggcctggagatagGCCCAATTTTCAGGCAGGGGTAGGACCTACAGAGGCCCCAAGAGATGAAGATGGAGCTCAAGAAGACGATGACATGGCCGATGTGATGGACTTCTTCCTTTGA